In Daucus carota subsp. sativus chromosome 4, DH1 v3.0, whole genome shotgun sequence, one DNA window encodes the following:
- the LOC108218496 gene encoding J domain-containing protein required for chloroplast accumulation response 1-like isoform X1, whose amino-acid sequence MERVGERESFLFNYAAERPHESPGSSSSSTIVPRRRINSDDVDFNDVFGGPPRRFSVQTSDGTTSAEDAMSIRSFSSEKPVFGEEASVNRRKNHQSNDFFDDIYRSGDTLGRDFGTSLPASRIMSPSRPLPPNSEPFGASLPAHFSLPATLTNSMDYPTFVSSSSSKKEGNANGRSSPSYNLSRFSSQTMQEQDHFKSDVWSSSHASPLSNEFSPRKEESTYTGKPNDTERRGDYSDFSKSTEAPVCISEFHFSIYKWPQYEIPVVIPLHQRIKLRSKDKDKPNKSYSSKGRANEDTVSESLPTLTSNISVNSKYSKMPCEELEEANTLSKEETFRFPKEEVISQPLEALISRRNINESDDTVFSNKKEATVFTEEVQKPELKRVHSIIHDQINQQGGDITGKAEGKDNVAKTAKISNLNIGASKVVKEYEVEKISSHKKEVKKAISSHKTEVKEARSLGSPKNETENLKKGGARGKVKEFAKFFTQESISKKRNNSEARTQSCRWEGNITGTAVNDVSVAHASTFEMDTELHLPDASKLPDASFEVVEELEQQEKQHFPGSPIIHRSAEKSSSEEPNIHAAEPTADGSKFTPDEDIDDLSQMNYMIEELSEDQVNLSVTSEDHETTKALDAKIYKWSTGKKGNIRSLLSTLQYVLWAESGWKPVPLVNIIEGNGVKRAYQRAMLCLHPDKLQQKGATPHQKYTAEKVFDILQKTCSSISIWEVGHG is encoded by the exons ATGGAAAGAGttggggagagagagagtttcTTGTTCAACTACGCAGCAGAGAGACCACATGAGAGCCCTGGCAGTAGTAGTAGCAGCACTATTGTGCCAAGAAGAAgaataaactctgatgatgttGATTTTAATGATGTTTTTGGAGGGCCACCTAGGAGGTTTTCTGTTCAAACTTCTGATGGGACTACGAGTGCAGAAGATGCTATGTCCATTCGCAGTTTTAGTAGCGAAAAGCCGGTTTTCGGTGAAGAGGCTAGTGTCAATAGGAGGAAGAATCACCAGAGCAATGATTTctttgatgatatttatagaagTGGTGATACTCTTGGAAGGGATTTTGGCACTTCTTTGCCTGCTTCTCGAATAATGAGTCCATCTCGTCCCTTGCCACCAAATTCGGAGCCTTTCGGAGCTTCACTTCCTGCTCATTTTAG CCTTCCTGCCACATTAACCAACAGTATGGACTATCCAACATTTGTTTCGAGTAGCTCATCCAAGAAGGAAGGTAATGCGAATGGAAGAAGTTCTCCAAGTTATAATCTTTCTCGGTTTTCAAGCCAAACAATGCAAGAACAGGACCACTTTAAAAGTGATGTTTGGTCATCTAGTCATGCAAGCCCTCTGTCGAATGAATTTTCTCCAAGGAAAGAGGAATCAACATACACAGGAAAACCTAATGACACAGAAAGGAGAGGAGATTATAGTGACTTTTCAAAATCGACGGAAGCTCCAGTTTGCATAAGTGAGTTTCATTTCTCTATATACAAGTGGCCACAATATGAGATACCAGTAGTGATCCCTCTTCATCAAAGGATTAAATTAAGATCAAAAGATAAGGATAAGCCTAATAAAAGCTATAGCTCTAAAGGTAGGGCAAATGAGGACACAGTTAGCGAGTCACTACCAACTCTTACTTCCAATATATCAGTCAATTCGAAGTACTCTAAAATGCCATGTGAGGAGCTAGAAGAAGCAAACACCCTTAGTAAAGAAGAAACATTCCGCTTTCCTAAGGAAGAAGTTATAAGTCAGCCACTAGAAGCTTTGATATCAAGACGTAATATAAATGAGTCAGATGATACTGTTTTCAGTAATAAGAAAGAAGCTACTGTGTTCACAGAAGAGGTTCAGAAACCAGAGTTGAAACGTGTGCATTCAATCATACACGATCAGATTAATCAACAAG GTGGAGATATTACTGGTAAGGCAGAAGGAAAAGATAATGTAGCAAAAACAGCCAAAatatctaatttaaatattgGTGCTAGTAAAGTTGTTAAGGAATATGAAGTGGAAAAAATTAGTTCACATAAAAAGGAAGTGAAGAAAGCTATTAGTTCACATAAAACAGAAGTGAAGGAAGCTAGAAGCCTTGGCTCACCAAAAAATGAAactgaaaatctaaaaaaaggTGGAGCTAGGGGAAAAGTCAAGGAGTTCGCGAAATTTTTTACTCAAGAATCGATttcaaagaaaagaaataattcTGAAGCTCGAACTCAGAGCTGTAGATGGGAAGGAAATATTACTGGTACAGCAGTTAATGATGTCAGTGTTGCGCATGCTAGCACATTTGAGATGGACACTGAACTGCATTTGCCCGATGCCAGCAAACTGCCAGATGCTTCCTTTGAG GTGGTTGAAGAACTTGAACAGCAGGAGAAACAACATTTTCCTGGGAGCCCTATAATCCATAGGAGTGCAGAAAAATCTTCTAGTGAGGAGCCTAATATACATGCTG CAGAGCCGACCGCTGATGGCTCTAAATTTACTCCCGATGAAGACATAGATGATCTATCTCAAATGAATTACATG ATAGAAGAATTATCCGAGGATCAGGTCAATCTTTCAGTGACTAGTGAAGATCACGAGACTACTAAA GCTTTGGAtgctaaaatttataaatggtCAACCGGGAAGAAAGGAAACATTCGTTCGCTGCTCTCGACTTTACAATAT gTTCTATGGGCGGAGAGTGGATGGAAACCAGTTCCACTTGTGAATATAATAGAGGGAAATGGGGTGAAGAGAGCATATCAGAGGGCTATGCTCTGCCTACACCCAGATAAACTACAACAGAAAGGCGCTACTCCTCATCAAAAATACACCGCTGAAAAAGTTTTTGATATATTGCAG AAAACCTGTAGTTCTATATCAATATGGGAAGTAGGACATGGGTAA
- the LOC108218496 gene encoding J domain-containing protein required for chloroplast accumulation response 1-like isoform X4, with protein sequence MERVGERESFLFNYAAERPHESPGSSSSSTIVPRRRINSDDVDFNDVFGGPPRRFSVQTSDGTTSAEDAMSIRSFSSEKPVFGEEASVNRRKNHQSNDFFDDIYRSGDTLGRDFGTSLPASRIMSPSRPLPPNSEPFGASLPAHFSLPATLTNSMDYPTFVSSSSSKKEGNANGRSSPSYNLSRFSSQTMQEQDHFKSDVWSSSHASPLSNEFSPRKEESTYTGKPNDTERRGDYSDFSKSTEAPVCISEFHFSIYKWPQYEIPVVIPLHQRIKLRSKDKDKPNKSYSSKGRANEDTVSESLPTLTSNISVNSKYSKMPCEELEEANTLSKEETFRFPKEEVISQPLEALISRRNINESDDTVFSNKKEATVFTEEVQKPELKRVHSIIHDQINQQGGDITGKAEGKDNVAKTAKISNLNIGASKVVKEYEVEKISSHKKEVKKAISSHKTEVKEARSLGSPKNETENLKKGGARGKVKEFAKFFTQESISKKRNNSEARTQSCRWEGNITGTAVNDVSVAHASTFEMDTELHLPDASKLPDASFEVVEELEQQEKQHFPGSPIIHRSAEKSSSEEPNIHAEPTADGSKFTPDEDIDDLSQMNYMIEELSEDQVNLSVTSEDHETTKALDAKIYKWSTGKKGNIRSLLSTLQYVLWAESGWKPVPLVNIIEGNGVKRAYQRAMLCLHPDKLQQKGATPHQKYTAEKVFDILQEAWDQFNLIGSI encoded by the exons ATGGAAAGAGttggggagagagagagtttcTTGTTCAACTACGCAGCAGAGAGACCACATGAGAGCCCTGGCAGTAGTAGTAGCAGCACTATTGTGCCAAGAAGAAgaataaactctgatgatgttGATTTTAATGATGTTTTTGGAGGGCCACCTAGGAGGTTTTCTGTTCAAACTTCTGATGGGACTACGAGTGCAGAAGATGCTATGTCCATTCGCAGTTTTAGTAGCGAAAAGCCGGTTTTCGGTGAAGAGGCTAGTGTCAATAGGAGGAAGAATCACCAGAGCAATGATTTctttgatgatatttatagaagTGGTGATACTCTTGGAAGGGATTTTGGCACTTCTTTGCCTGCTTCTCGAATAATGAGTCCATCTCGTCCCTTGCCACCAAATTCGGAGCCTTTCGGAGCTTCACTTCCTGCTCATTTTAG CCTTCCTGCCACATTAACCAACAGTATGGACTATCCAACATTTGTTTCGAGTAGCTCATCCAAGAAGGAAGGTAATGCGAATGGAAGAAGTTCTCCAAGTTATAATCTTTCTCGGTTTTCAAGCCAAACAATGCAAGAACAGGACCACTTTAAAAGTGATGTTTGGTCATCTAGTCATGCAAGCCCTCTGTCGAATGAATTTTCTCCAAGGAAAGAGGAATCAACATACACAGGAAAACCTAATGACACAGAAAGGAGAGGAGATTATAGTGACTTTTCAAAATCGACGGAAGCTCCAGTTTGCATAAGTGAGTTTCATTTCTCTATATACAAGTGGCCACAATATGAGATACCAGTAGTGATCCCTCTTCATCAAAGGATTAAATTAAGATCAAAAGATAAGGATAAGCCTAATAAAAGCTATAGCTCTAAAGGTAGGGCAAATGAGGACACAGTTAGCGAGTCACTACCAACTCTTACTTCCAATATATCAGTCAATTCGAAGTACTCTAAAATGCCATGTGAGGAGCTAGAAGAAGCAAACACCCTTAGTAAAGAAGAAACATTCCGCTTTCCTAAGGAAGAAGTTATAAGTCAGCCACTAGAAGCTTTGATATCAAGACGTAATATAAATGAGTCAGATGATACTGTTTTCAGTAATAAGAAAGAAGCTACTGTGTTCACAGAAGAGGTTCAGAAACCAGAGTTGAAACGTGTGCATTCAATCATACACGATCAGATTAATCAACAAG GTGGAGATATTACTGGTAAGGCAGAAGGAAAAGATAATGTAGCAAAAACAGCCAAAatatctaatttaaatattgGTGCTAGTAAAGTTGTTAAGGAATATGAAGTGGAAAAAATTAGTTCACATAAAAAGGAAGTGAAGAAAGCTATTAGTTCACATAAAACAGAAGTGAAGGAAGCTAGAAGCCTTGGCTCACCAAAAAATGAAactgaaaatctaaaaaaaggTGGAGCTAGGGGAAAAGTCAAGGAGTTCGCGAAATTTTTTACTCAAGAATCGATttcaaagaaaagaaataattcTGAAGCTCGAACTCAGAGCTGTAGATGGGAAGGAAATATTACTGGTACAGCAGTTAATGATGTCAGTGTTGCGCATGCTAGCACATTTGAGATGGACACTGAACTGCATTTGCCCGATGCCAGCAAACTGCCAGATGCTTCCTTTGAG GTGGTTGAAGAACTTGAACAGCAGGAGAAACAACATTTTCCTGGGAGCCCTATAATCCATAGGAGTGCAGAAAAATCTTCTAGTGAGGAGCCTAATATACATGCTG AGCCGACCGCTGATGGCTCTAAATTTACTCCCGATGAAGACATAGATGATCTATCTCAAATGAATTACATG ATAGAAGAATTATCCGAGGATCAGGTCAATCTTTCAGTGACTAGTGAAGATCACGAGACTACTAAA GCTTTGGAtgctaaaatttataaatggtCAACCGGGAAGAAAGGAAACATTCGTTCGCTGCTCTCGACTTTACAATAT gTTCTATGGGCGGAGAGTGGATGGAAACCAGTTCCACTTGTGAATATAATAGAGGGAAATGGGGTGAAGAGAGCATATCAGAGGGCTATGCTCTGCCTACACCCAGATAAACTACAACAGAAAGGCGCTACTCCTCATCAAAAATACACCGCTGAAAAAGTTTTTGATATATTGCAG GAGGCGTGGGATCAATTCAATTTAATAGGTTCAATTTGA
- the LOC108218496 gene encoding J domain-containing protein required for chloroplast accumulation response 1-like isoform X5: MERVGERESFLFNYAAERPHESPGSSSSSTIVPRRRINSDDVDFNDVFGGPPRRFSVQTSDGTTSAEDAMSIRSFSSEKPVFGEEASVNRRKNHQSNDFFDDIYRSGDTLGRDFGTSLPASRIMSPSRPLPPNSEPFGASLPAHFSLPATLTNSMDYPTFVSSSSSKKEGNANGRSSPSYNLSRFSSQTMQEQDHFKSDVWSSSHASPLSNEFSPRKEESTYTGKPNDTERRGDYSDFSKSTEAPVCISEFHFSIYKWPQYEIPVVIPLHQRIKLRSKDKDKPNKSYSSKGRANEDTVSESLPTLTSNISVNSKYSKMPCEELEEANTLSKEETFRFPKEEVISQPLEALISRRNINESDDTVFSNKKEATVFTEEVQKPELKRVHSIIHDQINQQGGDITGKAEGKDNVAKTAKISNLNIGASKVVKEYEVEKISSHKKEVKKAISSHKTEVKEARSLGSPKNETENLKKGGARGKVKEFAKFFTQESISKKRNNSEARTQSCRWEGNITGTAVNDVSVAHASTFEMDTELHLPDASKLPDASFEVVEELEQQEKQHFPGSPIIHRSAEKSSSEEPNIHAAI, from the exons ATGGAAAGAGttggggagagagagagtttcTTGTTCAACTACGCAGCAGAGAGACCACATGAGAGCCCTGGCAGTAGTAGTAGCAGCACTATTGTGCCAAGAAGAAgaataaactctgatgatgttGATTTTAATGATGTTTTTGGAGGGCCACCTAGGAGGTTTTCTGTTCAAACTTCTGATGGGACTACGAGTGCAGAAGATGCTATGTCCATTCGCAGTTTTAGTAGCGAAAAGCCGGTTTTCGGTGAAGAGGCTAGTGTCAATAGGAGGAAGAATCACCAGAGCAATGATTTctttgatgatatttatagaagTGGTGATACTCTTGGAAGGGATTTTGGCACTTCTTTGCCTGCTTCTCGAATAATGAGTCCATCTCGTCCCTTGCCACCAAATTCGGAGCCTTTCGGAGCTTCACTTCCTGCTCATTTTAG CCTTCCTGCCACATTAACCAACAGTATGGACTATCCAACATTTGTTTCGAGTAGCTCATCCAAGAAGGAAGGTAATGCGAATGGAAGAAGTTCTCCAAGTTATAATCTTTCTCGGTTTTCAAGCCAAACAATGCAAGAACAGGACCACTTTAAAAGTGATGTTTGGTCATCTAGTCATGCAAGCCCTCTGTCGAATGAATTTTCTCCAAGGAAAGAGGAATCAACATACACAGGAAAACCTAATGACACAGAAAGGAGAGGAGATTATAGTGACTTTTCAAAATCGACGGAAGCTCCAGTTTGCATAAGTGAGTTTCATTTCTCTATATACAAGTGGCCACAATATGAGATACCAGTAGTGATCCCTCTTCATCAAAGGATTAAATTAAGATCAAAAGATAAGGATAAGCCTAATAAAAGCTATAGCTCTAAAGGTAGGGCAAATGAGGACACAGTTAGCGAGTCACTACCAACTCTTACTTCCAATATATCAGTCAATTCGAAGTACTCTAAAATGCCATGTGAGGAGCTAGAAGAAGCAAACACCCTTAGTAAAGAAGAAACATTCCGCTTTCCTAAGGAAGAAGTTATAAGTCAGCCACTAGAAGCTTTGATATCAAGACGTAATATAAATGAGTCAGATGATACTGTTTTCAGTAATAAGAAAGAAGCTACTGTGTTCACAGAAGAGGTTCAGAAACCAGAGTTGAAACGTGTGCATTCAATCATACACGATCAGATTAATCAACAAG GTGGAGATATTACTGGTAAGGCAGAAGGAAAAGATAATGTAGCAAAAACAGCCAAAatatctaatttaaatattgGTGCTAGTAAAGTTGTTAAGGAATATGAAGTGGAAAAAATTAGTTCACATAAAAAGGAAGTGAAGAAAGCTATTAGTTCACATAAAACAGAAGTGAAGGAAGCTAGAAGCCTTGGCTCACCAAAAAATGAAactgaaaatctaaaaaaaggTGGAGCTAGGGGAAAAGTCAAGGAGTTCGCGAAATTTTTTACTCAAGAATCGATttcaaagaaaagaaataattcTGAAGCTCGAACTCAGAGCTGTAGATGGGAAGGAAATATTACTGGTACAGCAGTTAATGATGTCAGTGTTGCGCATGCTAGCACATTTGAGATGGACACTGAACTGCATTTGCCCGATGCCAGCAAACTGCCAGATGCTTCCTTTGAG GTGGTTGAAGAACTTGAACAGCAGGAGAAACAACATTTTCCTGGGAGCCCTATAATCCATAGGAGTGCAGAAAAATCTTCTAGTGAGGAGCCTAATATACATGCTG CTATCTGA
- the LOC108218496 gene encoding J domain-containing protein required for chloroplast accumulation response 1-like isoform X2, with protein MERVGERESFLFNYAAERPHESPGSSSSSTIVPRRRINSDDVDFNDVFGGPPRRFSVQTSDGTTSAEDAMSIRSFSSEKPVFGEEASVNRRKNHQSNDFFDDIYRSGDTLGRDFGTSLPASRIMSPSRPLPPNSEPFGASLPAHFSLPATLTNSMDYPTFVSSSSSKKEGNANGRSSPSYNLSRFSSQTMQEQDHFKSDVWSSSHASPLSNEFSPRKEESTYTGKPNDTERRGDYSDFSKSTEAPVCISEFHFSIYKWPQYEIPVVIPLHQRIKLRSKDKDKPNKSYSSKGRANEDTVSESLPTLTSNISVNSKYSKMPCEELEEANTLSKEETFRFPKEEVISQPLEALISRRNINESDDTVFSNKKEATVFTEEVQKPELKRVHSIIHDQINQQGGDITGKAEGKDNVAKTAKISNLNIGASKVVKEYEVEKISSHKKEVKKAISSHKTEVKEARSLGSPKNETENLKKGGARGKVKEFAKFFTQESISKKRNNSEARTQSCRWEGNITGTAVNDVSVAHASTFEMDTELHLPDASKLPDASFEVVEELEQQEKQHFPGSPIIHRSAEKSSSEEPNIHAEPTADGSKFTPDEDIDDLSQMNYMIEELSEDQVNLSVTSEDHETTKALDAKIYKWSTGKKGNIRSLLSTLQYVLWAESGWKPVPLVNIIEGNGVKRAYQRAMLCLHPDKLQQKGATPHQKYTAEKVFDILQKTCSSISIWEVGHG; from the exons ATGGAAAGAGttggggagagagagagtttcTTGTTCAACTACGCAGCAGAGAGACCACATGAGAGCCCTGGCAGTAGTAGTAGCAGCACTATTGTGCCAAGAAGAAgaataaactctgatgatgttGATTTTAATGATGTTTTTGGAGGGCCACCTAGGAGGTTTTCTGTTCAAACTTCTGATGGGACTACGAGTGCAGAAGATGCTATGTCCATTCGCAGTTTTAGTAGCGAAAAGCCGGTTTTCGGTGAAGAGGCTAGTGTCAATAGGAGGAAGAATCACCAGAGCAATGATTTctttgatgatatttatagaagTGGTGATACTCTTGGAAGGGATTTTGGCACTTCTTTGCCTGCTTCTCGAATAATGAGTCCATCTCGTCCCTTGCCACCAAATTCGGAGCCTTTCGGAGCTTCACTTCCTGCTCATTTTAG CCTTCCTGCCACATTAACCAACAGTATGGACTATCCAACATTTGTTTCGAGTAGCTCATCCAAGAAGGAAGGTAATGCGAATGGAAGAAGTTCTCCAAGTTATAATCTTTCTCGGTTTTCAAGCCAAACAATGCAAGAACAGGACCACTTTAAAAGTGATGTTTGGTCATCTAGTCATGCAAGCCCTCTGTCGAATGAATTTTCTCCAAGGAAAGAGGAATCAACATACACAGGAAAACCTAATGACACAGAAAGGAGAGGAGATTATAGTGACTTTTCAAAATCGACGGAAGCTCCAGTTTGCATAAGTGAGTTTCATTTCTCTATATACAAGTGGCCACAATATGAGATACCAGTAGTGATCCCTCTTCATCAAAGGATTAAATTAAGATCAAAAGATAAGGATAAGCCTAATAAAAGCTATAGCTCTAAAGGTAGGGCAAATGAGGACACAGTTAGCGAGTCACTACCAACTCTTACTTCCAATATATCAGTCAATTCGAAGTACTCTAAAATGCCATGTGAGGAGCTAGAAGAAGCAAACACCCTTAGTAAAGAAGAAACATTCCGCTTTCCTAAGGAAGAAGTTATAAGTCAGCCACTAGAAGCTTTGATATCAAGACGTAATATAAATGAGTCAGATGATACTGTTTTCAGTAATAAGAAAGAAGCTACTGTGTTCACAGAAGAGGTTCAGAAACCAGAGTTGAAACGTGTGCATTCAATCATACACGATCAGATTAATCAACAAG GTGGAGATATTACTGGTAAGGCAGAAGGAAAAGATAATGTAGCAAAAACAGCCAAAatatctaatttaaatattgGTGCTAGTAAAGTTGTTAAGGAATATGAAGTGGAAAAAATTAGTTCACATAAAAAGGAAGTGAAGAAAGCTATTAGTTCACATAAAACAGAAGTGAAGGAAGCTAGAAGCCTTGGCTCACCAAAAAATGAAactgaaaatctaaaaaaaggTGGAGCTAGGGGAAAAGTCAAGGAGTTCGCGAAATTTTTTACTCAAGAATCGATttcaaagaaaagaaataattcTGAAGCTCGAACTCAGAGCTGTAGATGGGAAGGAAATATTACTGGTACAGCAGTTAATGATGTCAGTGTTGCGCATGCTAGCACATTTGAGATGGACACTGAACTGCATTTGCCCGATGCCAGCAAACTGCCAGATGCTTCCTTTGAG GTGGTTGAAGAACTTGAACAGCAGGAGAAACAACATTTTCCTGGGAGCCCTATAATCCATAGGAGTGCAGAAAAATCTTCTAGTGAGGAGCCTAATATACATGCTG AGCCGACCGCTGATGGCTCTAAATTTACTCCCGATGAAGACATAGATGATCTATCTCAAATGAATTACATG ATAGAAGAATTATCCGAGGATCAGGTCAATCTTTCAGTGACTAGTGAAGATCACGAGACTACTAAA GCTTTGGAtgctaaaatttataaatggtCAACCGGGAAGAAAGGAAACATTCGTTCGCTGCTCTCGACTTTACAATAT gTTCTATGGGCGGAGAGTGGATGGAAACCAGTTCCACTTGTGAATATAATAGAGGGAAATGGGGTGAAGAGAGCATATCAGAGGGCTATGCTCTGCCTACACCCAGATAAACTACAACAGAAAGGCGCTACTCCTCATCAAAAATACACCGCTGAAAAAGTTTTTGATATATTGCAG AAAACCTGTAGTTCTATATCAATATGGGAAGTAGGACATGGGTAA
- the LOC108218496 gene encoding J domain-containing protein required for chloroplast accumulation response 1-like isoform X3: MERVGERESFLFNYAAERPHESPGSSSSSTIVPRRRINSDDVDFNDVFGGPPRRFSVQTSDGTTSAEDAMSIRSFSSEKPVFGEEASVNRRKNHQSNDFFDDIYRSGDTLGRDFGTSLPASRIMSPSRPLPPNSEPFGASLPAHFSLPATLTNSMDYPTFVSSSSSKKEGNANGRSSPSYNLSRFSSQTMQEQDHFKSDVWSSSHASPLSNEFSPRKEESTYTGKPNDTERRGDYSDFSKSTEAPVCISEFHFSIYKWPQYEIPVVIPLHQRIKLRSKDKDKPNKSYSSKGRANEDTVSESLPTLTSNISVNSKYSKMPCEELEEANTLSKEETFRFPKEEVISQPLEALISRRNINESDDTVFSNKKEATVFTEEVQKPELKRVHSIIHDQINQQGGDITGKAEGKDNVAKTAKISNLNIGASKVVKEYEVEKISSHKKEVKKAISSHKTEVKEARSLGSPKNETENLKKGGARGKVKEFAKFFTQESISKKRNNSEARTQSCRWEGNITGTAVNDVSVAHASTFEMDTELHLPDASKLPDASFEVVEELEQQEKQHFPGSPIIHRSAEKSSSEEPNIHAAEPTADGSKFTPDEDIDDLSQMNYMIEELSEDQVNLSVTSEDHETTKALDAKIYKWSTGKKGNIRSLLSTLQYVLWAESGWKPVPLVNIIEGNGVKRAYQRAMLCLHPDKLQQKGATPHQKYTAEKVFDILQEAWDQFNLIGSI; encoded by the exons ATGGAAAGAGttggggagagagagagtttcTTGTTCAACTACGCAGCAGAGAGACCACATGAGAGCCCTGGCAGTAGTAGTAGCAGCACTATTGTGCCAAGAAGAAgaataaactctgatgatgttGATTTTAATGATGTTTTTGGAGGGCCACCTAGGAGGTTTTCTGTTCAAACTTCTGATGGGACTACGAGTGCAGAAGATGCTATGTCCATTCGCAGTTTTAGTAGCGAAAAGCCGGTTTTCGGTGAAGAGGCTAGTGTCAATAGGAGGAAGAATCACCAGAGCAATGATTTctttgatgatatttatagaagTGGTGATACTCTTGGAAGGGATTTTGGCACTTCTTTGCCTGCTTCTCGAATAATGAGTCCATCTCGTCCCTTGCCACCAAATTCGGAGCCTTTCGGAGCTTCACTTCCTGCTCATTTTAG CCTTCCTGCCACATTAACCAACAGTATGGACTATCCAACATTTGTTTCGAGTAGCTCATCCAAGAAGGAAGGTAATGCGAATGGAAGAAGTTCTCCAAGTTATAATCTTTCTCGGTTTTCAAGCCAAACAATGCAAGAACAGGACCACTTTAAAAGTGATGTTTGGTCATCTAGTCATGCAAGCCCTCTGTCGAATGAATTTTCTCCAAGGAAAGAGGAATCAACATACACAGGAAAACCTAATGACACAGAAAGGAGAGGAGATTATAGTGACTTTTCAAAATCGACGGAAGCTCCAGTTTGCATAAGTGAGTTTCATTTCTCTATATACAAGTGGCCACAATATGAGATACCAGTAGTGATCCCTCTTCATCAAAGGATTAAATTAAGATCAAAAGATAAGGATAAGCCTAATAAAAGCTATAGCTCTAAAGGTAGGGCAAATGAGGACACAGTTAGCGAGTCACTACCAACTCTTACTTCCAATATATCAGTCAATTCGAAGTACTCTAAAATGCCATGTGAGGAGCTAGAAGAAGCAAACACCCTTAGTAAAGAAGAAACATTCCGCTTTCCTAAGGAAGAAGTTATAAGTCAGCCACTAGAAGCTTTGATATCAAGACGTAATATAAATGAGTCAGATGATACTGTTTTCAGTAATAAGAAAGAAGCTACTGTGTTCACAGAAGAGGTTCAGAAACCAGAGTTGAAACGTGTGCATTCAATCATACACGATCAGATTAATCAACAAG GTGGAGATATTACTGGTAAGGCAGAAGGAAAAGATAATGTAGCAAAAACAGCCAAAatatctaatttaaatattgGTGCTAGTAAAGTTGTTAAGGAATATGAAGTGGAAAAAATTAGTTCACATAAAAAGGAAGTGAAGAAAGCTATTAGTTCACATAAAACAGAAGTGAAGGAAGCTAGAAGCCTTGGCTCACCAAAAAATGAAactgaaaatctaaaaaaaggTGGAGCTAGGGGAAAAGTCAAGGAGTTCGCGAAATTTTTTACTCAAGAATCGATttcaaagaaaagaaataattcTGAAGCTCGAACTCAGAGCTGTAGATGGGAAGGAAATATTACTGGTACAGCAGTTAATGATGTCAGTGTTGCGCATGCTAGCACATTTGAGATGGACACTGAACTGCATTTGCCCGATGCCAGCAAACTGCCAGATGCTTCCTTTGAG GTGGTTGAAGAACTTGAACAGCAGGAGAAACAACATTTTCCTGGGAGCCCTATAATCCATAGGAGTGCAGAAAAATCTTCTAGTGAGGAGCCTAATATACATGCTG CAGAGCCGACCGCTGATGGCTCTAAATTTACTCCCGATGAAGACATAGATGATCTATCTCAAATGAATTACATG ATAGAAGAATTATCCGAGGATCAGGTCAATCTTTCAGTGACTAGTGAAGATCACGAGACTACTAAA GCTTTGGAtgctaaaatttataaatggtCAACCGGGAAGAAAGGAAACATTCGTTCGCTGCTCTCGACTTTACAATAT gTTCTATGGGCGGAGAGTGGATGGAAACCAGTTCCACTTGTGAATATAATAGAGGGAAATGGGGTGAAGAGAGCATATCAGAGGGCTATGCTCTGCCTACACCCAGATAAACTACAACAGAAAGGCGCTACTCCTCATCAAAAATACACCGCTGAAAAAGTTTTTGATATATTGCAG GAGGCGTGGGATCAATTCAATTTAATAGGTTCAATTTGA